One Glutamicibacter mishrai genomic window carries:
- a CDS encoding DUF6153 family protein — MAGDRSAKYQDQTAKPVLGLMQLSLLIGAVFAGLLSMHVFMAPTMEPAPSMSAPESVMVTHDALDHEQTAPAGSHEDGECANCPMEHQMSAVGCILALLAMLLFLRPPGLNSLGEKPEHWTRVLVCSQMDIAYLKPDLTALGICRT, encoded by the coding sequence ATGGCAGGGGATCGCAGCGCAAAGTATCAGGACCAGACGGCGAAGCCAGTTTTGGGTCTGATGCAGCTGTCGCTGCTGATTGGCGCGGTCTTTGCTGGGTTGCTGTCGATGCATGTATTCATGGCCCCAACCATGGAGCCAGCTCCATCGATGAGCGCACCTGAATCAGTGATGGTCACACATGATGCGCTTGATCATGAGCAGACGGCGCCGGCTGGAAGTCATGAAGACGGTGAGTGCGCCAATTGCCCAATGGAACACCAAATGTCTGCTGTCGGGTGCATCTTGGCACTGCTGGCAATGTTGCTATTTTTGCGCCCCCCAGGATTGAACTCACTCGGGGAAAAACCGGAACACTGGACCAGGGTCCTCGTGTGCAGCCAGATGGACATTGCATATTTGAAGCCGGATTTGACCGCTTTGGGGATCTGCCGAACGTGA
- a CDS encoding DUF305 domain-containing protein gives MKNKSLCFSALALGAVIALSSCAADQGQQAGTSSKSHGTEHQMTAPSESASGAANEVDMDFASGMKAHHEQALSMSSDLLGKNQIPAEVRKLAEQIKSAQAPEIELMESWLAQWGMPQTMDHQSMDHGEGMISPEDIALLEKADGPEAAKLFLEQMIRHHEGAVQMAKTEIADGSYPEAIKLSQGIVESQNQEIQQMKDLLNAL, from the coding sequence ATGAAGAACAAGTCCTTATGCTTCAGCGCCCTGGCGCTGGGCGCCGTGATCGCGCTGAGCTCATGCGCGGCGGATCAGGGCCAGCAAGCTGGAACCTCATCGAAGTCCCATGGGACCGAACACCAAATGACAGCTCCGTCGGAGTCCGCATCCGGTGCGGCCAACGAGGTGGACATGGATTTCGCCAGTGGGATGAAAGCCCATCATGAGCAGGCGCTGTCGATGTCCTCGGACCTCTTGGGCAAAAACCAGATTCCCGCGGAAGTCCGAAAACTGGCGGAACAGATCAAATCTGCGCAAGCCCCGGAGATCGAGCTCATGGAGAGCTGGCTTGCTCAATGGGGTATGCCCCAGACCATGGATCACCAGTCCATGGATCACGGGGAGGGAATGATTTCCCCGGAGGACATCGCCTTGCTTGAGAAAGCTGATGGCCCTGAAGCTGCCAAGCTGTTCCTCGAACAGATGATTCGGCATCATGAAGGGGCGGTGCAGATGGCCAAGACAGAAATTGCTGATGGCTCCTATCCGGAGGCCATCAAGTTGTCCCAGGGCATCGTTGAATCGCAGAATCAGGAGATCCAGCAGATGAAGGATCTCTTGAATGCGCTGTAG
- a CDS encoding DoxX family protein, whose translation MTNQLSKPRHAARLALGAFLAYAGISHLSFAREEFQAQVPQSLPLDPDLVVILSGVAEVGLGVSLLTLLKKRVHVGWIAALFFVAVFPGNIAQLLDHRDAFGLDTDDKRLARLFFQPVLIALALWGTGAWRDRAQLRAKN comes from the coding sequence ATGACTAATCAGCTCAGCAAGCCAAGGCATGCAGCACGACTGGCATTGGGCGCATTCCTGGCCTACGCCGGAATCAGCCACCTGAGTTTCGCACGCGAAGAATTCCAAGCCCAGGTGCCACAGAGTCTCCCGCTGGATCCAGATCTGGTCGTGATCCTTTCGGGTGTGGCCGAGGTCGGGCTAGGTGTCTCGCTGCTGACCTTGCTGAAGAAGCGAGTGCACGTCGGTTGGATCGCAGCACTCTTCTTTGTCGCGGTCTTCCCCGGCAATATCGCCCAACTGCTTGATCACCGGGACGCGTTTGGACTCGACACCGACGACAAGCGGCTTGCCCGATTGTTCTTCCAGCCAGTACTCATCGCACTTGCCCTCTGGGGCACTGGAGCATGGCGCGACCGGGCTCAGTTGCGGGCCAAGAACTAG
- a CDS encoding organic hydroperoxide resistance protein: METLYTAEALSTGQGREGRAQTPDGRLDLVLTAPKELGGSGIGTNPEQLFAAGYSACFHSALNTVARARKIKVEDSSVGGRVSLHREGEGYKLSVELEVVIPGMDHDAAQELADAAHAVCPYSNATRGNIDVTVTVSDD; encoded by the coding sequence ATGGAAACCTTGTACACCGCAGAAGCACTGTCCACCGGCCAGGGTCGCGAAGGCCGCGCCCAGACTCCCGACGGACGTCTTGATCTGGTCCTCACCGCCCCTAAGGAATTGGGTGGCAGCGGTATCGGCACCAACCCGGAACAGCTCTTTGCCGCCGGCTACTCGGCCTGCTTCCACTCGGCACTGAACACCGTGGCCCGCGCCCGCAAGATCAAGGTCGAGGACTCCAGCGTCGGAGGACGCGTCAGCCTGCACCGCGAAGGCGAAGGCTACAAGCTCTCGGTAGAACTCGAAGTCGTCATTCCAGGCATGGACCACGACGCAGCCCAGGAGCTAGCTGACGCAGCCCACGCCGTCTGCCCATACTCGAATGCCACCCGTGGCAACATCGACGTGACCGTCACCGTTTCCGATGACTAA
- a CDS encoding MarR family winged helix-turn-helix transcriptional regulator: MAIVDEMVCFSLYSASRATNRAYAELLAPWQLTYTQYLVLVVLWNEGSKPVREIGDMLQLDSGTLSPLLRRLESKDYIQRQRSESDTRVVNVVLTQQGTELRNDLAHIPEQIACGTGLPDIESAKALVNSLHLITETMQTLPLADRQIPTAPMNVHP, encoded by the coding sequence ATGGCGATAGTTGATGAGATGGTGTGCTTCTCCCTGTACTCGGCAAGCCGGGCAACTAACAGGGCCTATGCGGAGCTTTTGGCGCCCTGGCAGTTAACCTATACCCAGTACCTGGTGCTGGTCGTGCTATGGAATGAAGGCTCAAAGCCAGTGCGGGAAATCGGCGACATGCTCCAACTCGATTCCGGGACGCTCTCCCCGCTGCTGCGACGCTTGGAAAGCAAAGACTACATCCAGCGGCAACGCAGCGAATCCGACACCCGGGTAGTGAATGTGGTCCTCACCCAGCAGGGAACCGAGCTGCGCAACGACTTGGCACATATCCCAGAACAGATCGCCTGCGGCACGGGACTGCCTGATATCGAAAGCGCCAAAGCGCTGGTCAATTCACTGCATCTGATCACCGAAACGATGCAGACTCTCCCGCTAGCGGACCGCCAAATCCCAACGGCCCCAATGAACGTCCACCCTTAG
- a CDS encoding efflux RND transporter permease subunit, with the protein MHRLAILSLKNRALIALVTIFAAVFGVISMGSLKQELIPSLEFPQISVMATQAGASPEVIDEQVAAPLETALQAVEGLDSSSATSQAGFTRIALSFEYGTDMDRARSQVERAISNAKQQLPEDVEPTALAGSIADLPVLMLAVSSDESLDALNDDVERIALPKLQKIDGVREASVSGGASQHIAVIPKNAEMTRAGLSVNDLKDGIENAGSPIPVGNMDVDGLELPVIAGSTPDNLDAIKDIPLVTDNGPALLKDVADVSVKADEATSVTRTNGDETLSISVTKTPDGDTVAISHAVAAMVADLESELGHKATMTTIFDQAPFIEDSISHLAVEGALGLGFAVIIILVFLFSVRSTLVTAISIPLSLMATFIGMNVFGYTLNMLTLGALTISIGRVVDDSIVVIENIKRHLAFGESKAQSILLAVREVAGAITAATLTTVAVFLPIAMVGGMAGELFSPFALTMTIALLASLLVSLTIVPVLAYWFLPHRPGSDKARTVHVAEDKSWMQRAYLPVLKSTQKHPVITLLASVLILAGTVAMTPLLNTNLLGSTGENSITVTAKMPSGTALDTTVAEAGKIETKLRDIDGVEDVQMTVGTASGMAAMFASGSDTASFTAITNPDVDQEELTNTVREQVQGLDLSKDMTVTFGSNSSAMTSSDVTVEIKAPDEAILRDATQKMRESLNDTAHITGITDNLSAEREQVSIDIDADKAAAAGLTESQLAGMVAGQVSPVPAGTLRLDYTDLTVQIGEGLKLDSLQKLRELKIPTAAGVQELQDLAKVDRANVVQQVTTSNGERIATVTLTPEENMLGKVSSEVTKTLESVELPEGASAEVGGAATEQADSFNQLYLALLAAIAIVYVIMVATFKSLIQPLVLLVSIPFAATGAIGLLLISGIPLGLPSLIGMLMLVGIVVTNAIVLIDLINQYRVATPEREAMSLDDAIMQGARQRLRPILMTALATIFALVPMGLGLTGQSGFISQPLAVVVIGGLVSSTLLTLILVPVLYRMVESRKEKRAQRRANRKHTAQRDTDAADLALAMDSASAKITAPKSDAPKAQESTPPEPSSNGESGAQVVHPLTGQIPTTRKERRAIEEMINKSTKDSSEES; encoded by the coding sequence ATGCATCGCTTGGCCATCCTGTCATTGAAGAATCGCGCGCTGATCGCGCTGGTGACCATCTTCGCCGCCGTCTTCGGCGTGATTTCCATGGGGTCACTGAAACAGGAACTGATCCCGTCATTGGAGTTCCCGCAGATCTCGGTCATGGCCACGCAGGCCGGAGCCAGCCCCGAGGTAATCGACGAACAGGTCGCCGCCCCGCTGGAAACCGCCTTGCAAGCGGTGGAAGGACTCGACTCCTCCAGCGCCACCTCGCAGGCGGGCTTCACGCGCATCGCGCTGTCCTTCGAATACGGGACCGACATGGATCGCGCCCGTTCACAGGTCGAGCGCGCCATCTCCAACGCAAAACAGCAGCTGCCTGAAGATGTCGAGCCCACCGCCCTTGCCGGCTCGATCGCTGATCTTCCGGTGCTGATGCTGGCGGTTTCTTCGGATGAATCCCTTGACGCGCTCAACGACGATGTCGAACGCATTGCACTGCCCAAGCTGCAGAAGATTGACGGCGTGCGCGAAGCCTCGGTCTCCGGCGGTGCCTCCCAGCACATTGCGGTGATTCCGAAGAACGCCGAGATGACCCGCGCCGGGTTGAGCGTGAATGATCTGAAGGACGGCATCGAAAATGCCGGTTCGCCGATCCCGGTGGGCAATATGGACGTGGACGGCCTTGAGCTCCCGGTGATCGCCGGATCCACACCGGATAACCTCGACGCCATCAAGGACATCCCGCTGGTCACCGACAATGGCCCGGCGCTGCTCAAGGATGTCGCCGACGTCTCGGTCAAGGCCGATGAAGCCACCAGCGTCACCCGCACCAACGGCGATGAAACGCTGTCCATCTCGGTCACCAAGACTCCCGATGGCGATACCGTTGCCATCTCGCATGCCGTGGCTGCCATGGTTGCCGATCTGGAATCCGAATTGGGCCATAAGGCCACCATGACCACGATCTTCGACCAGGCACCATTCATCGAGGACTCGATCAGCCACCTGGCGGTCGAAGGCGCGCTCGGATTGGGCTTCGCGGTCATCATCATCCTGGTCTTCCTCTTCTCGGTGCGCTCCACGCTGGTCACCGCCATTTCGATCCCACTCTCCCTGATGGCCACCTTCATCGGCATGAATGTCTTCGGCTACACGTTGAACATGCTGACCCTCGGGGCCTTGACCATCTCCATCGGACGCGTGGTCGATGACTCGATCGTGGTCATCGAGAACATCAAGCGGCACCTGGCCTTCGGCGAGTCCAAGGCGCAATCCATCCTGCTGGCAGTGCGGGAGGTCGCCGGAGCTATTACCGCCGCGACCCTGACCACCGTCGCGGTCTTCCTGCCCATCGCCATGGTGGGCGGCATGGCCGGCGAGCTGTTCAGCCCGTTCGCGTTGACCATGACCATCGCCCTGCTCGCGTCCCTGCTGGTTTCGCTCACCATCGTTCCGGTGCTTGCCTACTGGTTCCTTCCGCACCGCCCGGGCAGCGACAAGGCGCGAACGGTCCACGTTGCCGAGGACAAGTCCTGGATGCAGCGCGCCTACCTTCCGGTGCTCAAGTCCACCCAGAAACATCCGGTGATCACCCTGCTCGCCTCGGTGCTCATCCTTGCCGGCACGGTGGCGATGACTCCGCTGCTCAATACCAACCTGCTGGGTTCCACCGGCGAGAACTCGATCACCGTGACAGCGAAGATGCCTTCGGGCACCGCCTTGGACACTACCGTGGCCGAAGCGGGCAAGATCGAGACGAAGCTGCGCGATATCGACGGTGTCGAGGACGTGCAGATGACGGTAGGCACTGCCAGCGGCATGGCGGCCATGTTCGCCTCGGGCTCGGATACCGCCAGCTTCACCGCCATCACCAACCCTGATGTGGATCAGGAAGAGCTGACTAATACGGTGCGCGAGCAGGTGCAGGGCCTGGATCTGTCAAAGGACATGACCGTCACCTTCGGCTCGAACTCCTCGGCCATGACTTCCAGCGATGTCACCGTGGAGATCAAGGCTCCCGATGAAGCGATCCTGCGCGATGCCACACAGAAGATGCGCGAGTCTTTGAACGACACCGCGCACATCACCGGGATCACCGATAACCTCTCAGCAGAACGCGAACAGGTCTCCATCGATATCGATGCGGACAAGGCTGCCGCGGCCGGTTTGACCGAATCGCAGTTGGCCGGGATGGTTGCCGGCCAGGTCTCCCCTGTTCCGGCGGGCACGTTGCGCCTGGACTACACGGATCTGACGGTTCAGATCGGTGAAGGGCTGAAGCTCGATAGCCTGCAGAAGCTGCGCGAGCTGAAGATTCCAACGGCTGCCGGCGTCCAGGAACTGCAGGATTTGGCCAAGGTCGACCGCGCCAACGTGGTTCAGCAGGTCACGACCTCCAATGGCGAGCGGATCGCCACGGTGACGCTGACGCCGGAAGAGAACATGCTGGGCAAGGTCTCCTCTGAGGTGACCAAGACCCTTGAGTCGGTTGAGCTCCCCGAGGGCGCAAGCGCCGAAGTCGGTGGCGCCGCCACCGAACAGGCCGACTCCTTCAACCAGCTCTACCTGGCGCTGCTGGCTGCCATTGCCATCGTCTACGTGATCATGGTGGCAACCTTCAAGTCGCTGATCCAGCCGCTGGTCCTCCTGGTCTCGATTCCATTTGCCGCCACCGGCGCCATCGGCCTGCTGTTGATCTCGGGCATCCCGCTGGGCTTGCCATCGCTGATCGGCATGCTGATGCTGGTGGGCATCGTGGTGACCAACGCGATTGTGCTCATCGACTTGATCAACCAGTATCGTGTGGCCACGCCAGAGCGCGAGGCCATGAGCCTGGATGATGCGATCATGCAGGGTGCCCGCCAGCGTTTGCGCCCGATTCTGATGACGGCGCTCGCGACGATCTTCGCGTTGGTCCCGATGGGCCTGGGACTCACCGGCCAGTCCGGGTTCATTTCGCAGCCTCTGGCTGTTGTGGTGATTGGCGGCTTGGTCTCCTCGACCCTGCTGACCCTGATCCTGGTTCCGGTGCTCTACCGCATGGTCGAGTCGCGCAAGGAGAAGCGCGCCCAACGCCGCGCCAACCGCAAGCACACGGCCCAGCGCGACACCGACGCGGCAGATCTGGCCCTGGCCATGGATTCGGCCAGTGCCAAGATCACCGCACCCAAGAGCGATGCGCCCAAAGCTCAGGAATCGACGCCGCCGGAACCGTCATCGAACGGCGAGTCGGGCGCGCAGGTGGTCCACCCGCTGACCGGCCAGATTCCCACCACGCGCAAGGAGCGGCGCGCGATTGAAGAGATGATCAATAAGTCGACGAAGGATTCTTCCGAAGAATCCTGA
- the mgrA gene encoding L-glyceraldehyde 3-phosphate reductase: MTYSAAANRYESMPYRRVGRSGLKLPVISLGLWHNFGDDKRFDEQNAILRRAFDLGVTHFDLANNYGPPDGTAETNFGRHLAQDFKPYRDELVISSKAGHRMWPGPYGDGGSRKYLLSSLDQSLERMGLDYVDIFYSHRPDPDTPLEETMGALDQAVRSGRALYAGISSYSPEQTLEAARILKELGTPLLIHQPSYSMFNRWTEADEPNLFQALEQAGAGSIAFSPLAQGLLTNRYLNGIPENSRATKGRFLSESSITEPILDRIRGLNDIATQRGQSLAQMAISWLLRDQKVGTPVTSALVGASSVKQLEDSLAAVDNLEFSAEELAAIDGFAAEPGGNVQS, translated from the coding sequence ATGACTTACTCCGCAGCTGCGAACCGCTACGAATCCATGCCATACCGCCGCGTTGGACGAAGCGGCCTCAAGCTCCCCGTCATTTCACTAGGACTGTGGCATAACTTCGGCGATGACAAACGCTTCGACGAACAGAACGCGATCCTGCGCCGCGCCTTCGACCTCGGCGTCACGCACTTCGATCTGGCCAACAACTATGGCCCTCCGGATGGCACCGCGGAAACCAACTTCGGCCGCCACCTTGCCCAGGACTTCAAGCCATACCGCGATGAACTGGTCATCTCATCCAAGGCCGGACACCGAATGTGGCCCGGCCCGTACGGCGATGGCGGCTCGCGCAAATACCTGCTTTCCAGCCTCGACCAGTCGCTGGAGCGCATGGGCCTGGACTACGTCGACATCTTCTACAGCCACCGCCCGGACCCGGACACCCCGCTGGAAGAGACCATGGGCGCGCTGGACCAAGCGGTGCGCTCCGGACGAGCCCTGTACGCCGGCATTTCTTCCTACTCCCCCGAGCAGACTCTTGAAGCCGCCCGGATCCTCAAGGAGCTGGGTACGCCGCTGCTGATCCACCAGCCTAGCTACTCCATGTTCAACCGGTGGACCGAAGCTGACGAGCCAAATCTCTTCCAGGCTCTGGAACAAGCGGGCGCCGGATCGATTGCGTTCTCGCCGCTTGCCCAGGGCTTGCTCACCAACCGCTACCTGAACGGCATCCCGGAAAATTCCCGGGCGACCAAGGGCCGCTTCCTGTCGGAATCCTCGATTACCGAGCCGATCCTTGATCGCATCCGTGGACTGAACGACATCGCAACGCAGCGCGGACAGTCCTTGGCGCAAATGGCGATCTCCTGGTTGCTGCGCGACCAAAAGGTGGGCACCCCGGTGACCTCCGCACTGGTGGGCGCTTCAAGCGTGAAGCAGCTGGAAGACTCGTTGGCAGCCGTGGACAACCTGGAATTCTCCGCGGAGGAACTGGCCGCGATCGATGGATTCGCAGCCGAACCCGGAGGCAACGTCCAATCATAA
- a CDS encoding malate:quinone oxidoreductase, with translation MEILVPSETSTESFDVVLIGAGIMSATLGTMINQLEPTWSIGLFENLDKAGLESSSPWNNAGTGHSALCELNYTAAAADGSVDPAKAIGINEQFQMSRQFFSWAVDNKRVADNSFINPLPHMSFVIGDDHSKYLQTRYEALKPNTLFEELEITNDLDTINEWTPLVAQGRDASQKVAASRVTSGTDVDFGRLTSDLTNSLSAAGASVNYGHKVQNLKRSGAGWELTVKDKASGSVKNVKAKFVFVGAGGGALPLLQKSGIEEIKGFGGFPVSGQFLRCTDETIVNQHNAKVYGQASVGAPPMSVPHLDTRFVDGKRSLMFGPYAGFSMNFLKSTGQLDLPLSLRPHNLIPMLAVGKDNLDLTTYLIKEVLKSRAKKDEALTEYFPGADGSQWELITAGQRVQVIKKDAKKGGVLQFGTEVITSSDGSISGLLGASPGASTATPIMVGLLSRCFPKQFAGWESKLKDMIPSYGQKLNENPALYAEVKAATDKTLGLA, from the coding sequence ATGGAGATCCTCGTGCCTTCTGAAACGTCAACCGAATCTTTTGACGTAGTACTAATCGGTGCCGGCATCATGAGTGCCACCCTGGGCACTATGATCAACCAGCTGGAACCAACCTGGTCTATTGGTCTTTTTGAGAACCTGGACAAGGCAGGGCTGGAGTCTTCCTCCCCTTGGAACAACGCAGGTACCGGCCACTCCGCCCTGTGCGAGTTGAACTACACCGCAGCCGCTGCTGACGGTTCGGTTGATCCGGCCAAGGCTATTGGGATCAATGAGCAGTTCCAGATGTCCCGCCAGTTCTTCTCCTGGGCAGTGGACAACAAACGCGTTGCTGACAACAGCTTCATCAATCCGCTTCCCCACATGTCGTTTGTTATCGGCGATGATCACTCCAAGTACCTGCAGACCCGTTACGAGGCGCTGAAGCCCAACACGCTGTTCGAGGAACTGGAAATCACCAACGACCTCGACACCATCAACGAGTGGACTCCACTGGTTGCCCAGGGTCGCGACGCATCCCAGAAGGTCGCTGCTTCGCGCGTAACTTCCGGTACGGACGTCGACTTCGGTCGCCTCACCTCGGATCTTACCAACTCGCTGAGCGCCGCTGGTGCATCGGTGAACTACGGCCACAAGGTGCAGAACCTCAAGCGCTCCGGTGCCGGCTGGGAACTGACGGTCAAGGACAAGGCTTCCGGCTCGGTCAAGAACGTCAAGGCAAAGTTCGTCTTCGTAGGCGCCGGCGGCGGTGCGCTGCCACTGCTGCAGAAGTCTGGCATCGAGGAAATCAAGGGCTTCGGCGGTTTCCCGGTCTCCGGCCAGTTCCTGCGCTGCACCGATGAAACCATTGTCAACCAGCACAACGCCAAGGTCTACGGCCAGGCTTCGGTCGGCGCTCCGCCAATGTCGGTTCCACACCTGGATACCCGCTTTGTTGACGGCAAGCGTTCACTGATGTTCGGCCCATACGCCGGCTTCTCGATGAACTTCCTGAAGTCCACCGGCCAGCTGGACCTGCCACTCTCGCTGCGTCCGCACAACCTGATCCCAATGCTCGCAGTGGGCAAGGACAACTTGGACCTGACTACTTACCTGATCAAGGAAGTTCTCAAGTCCCGCGCCAAGAAGGATGAGGCACTAACCGAATACTTCCCAGGTGCCGACGGTTCCCAGTGGGAACTGATCACCGCCGGCCAGCGTGTACAGGTCATCAAGAAGGACGCCAAGAAGGGCGGTGTGCTTCAGTTCGGAACCGAGGTCATCACTTCTTCTGATGGCTCGATCTCCGGTCTGCTCGGCGCTTCGCCAGGCGCTTCGACCGCCACCCCGATCATGGTCGGCCTGCTCTCGCGCTGCTTCCCCAAGCAGTTCGCAGGCTGGGAGTCGAAGCTGAAGGACATGATTCCTTCCTACGGCCAGAAGCTGAACGAAAACCCAGCGCTCTACGCTGAGGTCAAGGCAGCAACCGATAAGACTCTGGGATTGGCCTAG
- a CDS encoding ABC transporter substrate-binding protein, whose product MPDLPLSFVSRRAVLTGTLATTALALAACTGNPESQASSTASASASAKTTPRTLRLAASAPPIKLDPAIVADNESFRVTRQVYETLIDIDPDTGGAVAGLAESWAESNDGLTYTFTLRQGVKFHDGTELNAQAVVANFKRWESLSKTLSEQSTQGFFDVFHYNSNIPTLPKAKDLELSAKEKQDATPEELSVEQQRIQQLADLQKQFTTDLFEGKSEGGSASHFRSVRATDTYVVTLNLRRRLPGLIEALTLPGMAIAAPSALTGGPKDNPAESLTTKPMGTGPFKFISLDNDVVRLEIFADYWDQKRLADNKQHPEVVLISAIPSPYNREGALLADEIDGFDMVSVDTMRTLVRNAKVVVQRDPFSVLYLGMDQRNKWLAQPEFRQAIAHGINRSSLTDKLFIQGSKYAATILPSALSIPNPDDTATHDSVKAKELLEKIGYKGEEIEFAYPLRVSRNYLPLPERTFAQIAEDLAQVGIRIKPRPIAWTDGYVKTVQSNKFNGLHLLGFSGGYRSADDFLSGILANKENEFGYKSALLDSQIMLARSIPSGEERTAAYASILKTLDEDLPLLPLVFPISALAFNGNVTFYPPSPMLNECFADVRMTNSPSISS is encoded by the coding sequence GTGCCCGATTTGCCACTAAGTTTCGTATCTCGACGCGCAGTGCTGACCGGTACTCTAGCGACAACCGCGCTGGCCTTAGCCGCCTGCACTGGCAACCCTGAATCCCAGGCATCTTCTACAGCATCAGCATCGGCTTCAGCCAAGACCACCCCACGCACCTTGCGGCTGGCCGCTTCTGCTCCCCCGATCAAGTTGGATCCAGCCATCGTGGCGGACAATGAGTCATTCCGCGTGACCCGCCAGGTCTACGAGACGCTGATTGACATCGATCCTGATACCGGTGGCGCCGTCGCCGGGCTGGCTGAATCCTGGGCCGAAAGCAACGACGGACTGACCTACACCTTCACCCTGCGCCAGGGCGTCAAATTCCACGATGGCACCGAACTCAATGCGCAGGCAGTCGTTGCCAACTTCAAGCGTTGGGAATCGCTCTCCAAGACCCTCAGCGAGCAGTCAACGCAAGGTTTCTTCGACGTCTTCCACTACAACAGCAACATCCCCACCTTGCCGAAGGCCAAGGATCTCGAGCTGTCGGCCAAGGAAAAACAGGACGCCACCCCTGAAGAGCTCAGTGTGGAGCAGCAGCGGATCCAGCAGCTAGCTGATCTGCAGAAGCAGTTCACCACTGATCTCTTCGAGGGCAAGTCCGAAGGTGGCTCCGCCAGCCATTTCAGGTCCGTCAGGGCAACGGACACATATGTTGTCACGCTGAACCTGCGTCGCCGGTTGCCGGGCCTTATTGAAGCCCTGACGCTTCCGGGCATGGCAATCGCCGCGCCGAGCGCCCTGACCGGTGGCCCCAAGGACAACCCAGCGGAATCATTGACTACCAAGCCGATGGGCACTGGACCGTTCAAGTTCATTTCCCTGGACAACGATGTTGTCCGGCTGGAGATCTTTGCCGACTATTGGGATCAGAAGCGCCTCGCCGACAACAAGCAGCATCCTGAAGTGGTGCTGATTTCCGCGATTCCTTCTCCATATAACCGGGAAGGCGCACTGCTGGCAGATGAAATCGACGGCTTTGACATGGTGTCTGTCGACACCATGCGCACCTTGGTGCGCAACGCCAAGGTTGTGGTGCAGCGTGATCCGTTCTCCGTGCTCTACCTCGGCATGGACCAGCGCAACAAGTGGCTCGCCCAGCCAGAATTCCGTCAGGCCATCGCCCACGGGATCAACCGCAGCTCCCTTACTGACAAGCTATTTATCCAGGGTTCCAAATACGCCGCGACGATTCTGCCTTCGGCATTGAGTATTCCAAACCCGGATGACACCGCGACCCATGATTCGGTCAAAGCAAAGGAACTGCTGGAAAAGATCGGATACAAGGGAGAGGAAATCGAATTCGCGTACCCTCTGCGCGTCTCCCGCAATTACCTGCCACTACCCGAACGGACCTTCGCGCAAATCGCCGAAGACCTCGCCCAGGTGGGGATCCGGATCAAGCCGAGACCTATCGCCTGGACCGATGGCTACGTCAAAACCGTTCAGTCCAACAAGTTCAACGGCCTGCACCTGCTTGGCTTCTCCGGCGGCTACCGGTCGGCCGATGACTTCCTTTCAGGCATCTTGGCCAATAAAGAGAATGAGTTCGGCTACAAGTCCGCGTTACTTGACTCACAAATCATGCTGGCTCGTTCGATCCCATCAGGCGAAGAACGCACTGCAGCCTACGCGAGCATCCTGAAAACACTGGACGAGGATCTGCCCCTGCTGCCATTGGTCTTTCCGATCTCTGCGCTGGCATTTAACGGAAATGTCACCTTCTATCCGCCGTCCCCGATGCTCAACGAATGCTTCGCCGACGTCCGGATGACGAATTCACCGTCCATCTCAAGTTAA